GACACCCTAGCAAAaaaattagagtaataattttcatattatattgaAACATTAACATAACAAGGAAAGAATAATGGAAGGTAGCAGCAACAAGGAACTGTCTAGGTCCAGACAATTTCGTTGATGCTGATGTCCTCAAAAAGTCCGTTTCATTAGTTGTATAGCACTATGGAATATGGTGCTTAATATATAATACATGATGAAAACGATGTTGCAATTGCACCAACATCTGCAAAGTGATGCATTGTATAGAGAGTAGGCATAAAGAGAGGTAAACAAATTGACATAAAAAGAAATGTTTCAGATATTATCATTAAAAAAAGGGAATCCAAGAAAAGACTCACTGCGGAACAGATGATTCTCCAAACTCCCCTTTGCCATGAACTCGTACACAAGAAGTAGTTCGTCATTATCCTTGCAATAGCCCAAGAGTTTGACAAGGTTGGGGTGTGAAATCCTCCCAAGGAAATTCACTTCAGACTGCATCGGAAACACATAGTTCCTTTTGAGAGAAGCACGTAACAGAAAAGCATGGAAAGTAGTACCACTTTTACCATCAGCAACTCATGGGAGAACGGTACTGGATTATGCTCTAAAAGTAAGTAAATAGAGTATGAAATGATGTAGGCAAGAAAAACAAACTAGAGCCACCAGAGATTTTTATTGCTGGTTATTAATAGAATCAACCGACATAACAGTTAACAAGGCACAGAGAAGACATCACATAAGTAGTGCAATATTATCAGATCATGACAAGAGTGGCAAGTAATGCAAAGGGCCAGCAAGCTCCACCCTGTCATGAGCATGAAAATGGTGATTGCAGCTTGAGCAATTCCAAACTATATGACAGTATTTTTCAAAACTAAATCTACCAATGGTTTGAGAATATTGAACACTGGCTGCCTTAGCCCCCTGATTTCAAGAAAAAATAGAATCTTCCTGAGAATCAATTAAGCAATTTATAATGAAATTAACAAAAGAAATATGTTTAGATAAGCAATTGGTGGGACATGATAATCACCTCCCATTGCTCCGTTCCCTGTACACTCTCAGGGTTGAGCTTCTTGACAGCAACCACCACACCGGTGCTACTCTTGGATGGATTCATGGTCCTCTCATCAACCCATCCCTTGTAAACCTTCCCAAATCCACCCTCCCCAAGAACTGTATCAGTCCTGAAATTCTTGGTAGCATTCTTGAGTTCAGCAAAGGTGAAGATCCTGAGATTTCGGGACTCAAGAATCTGGCCGTCTGGATAAGCATCGTCAGTGCTTACACCGCTAATGGTGGATGGAATGAAAGTACTGTTACTAAGTGTTGACAGCTtcccggtggtggtggagctagTAGTCCTCTTGGATGCAGACATTCCTACATGGTATGAAGATATTAAATGTGAGGTTTGAGTTAAGCGGATACAAATCAGCAGTCTCATATACATTATTGTTAGAACAAAGATTTCTGGGATATATATTCCTTAAGCGAGGTTAATGGTTAAAATTTGGAAGTATAATTCAGTGAATGTGTAGAAATGTGGTGTTGATGTTTGTGATGGTCGAATGTGACGGCACCGATGGAgcatagcaaaaaaaaaaaaaaggatacagGGGAATTTGTTTATAGaactgaaaaataattaatttgagGGGGAACGGTACTACCGTTTAGTGGAGTATGTTTTATGGAGTGAATttgtgagagaaaaaaataaaaaaaaaggttgtgCAGTTGGCAGCAATCAATCTAGGAGGTGAATGAATGGATTTTTCAGTTAAAATAGATAAATCAATGAATAGAGCGAATTACAGAGTGAGTGTATAGAAGTAAATTAATTAGCAATAGAAGAAGTAATCCGGGTGGGTATAGTGCTGTTGGAAAAGATGATTGTTTGCAGGAACAAACAAGAGAGATGGTGAAAGTCCATATGAAAGGCATAATAAAAACAGAAAGATTGaatcttttatatataaatacagaaaagaaaagagcaagATGGGATGGGATACGGACCTGGGGCagcatcgtcatcgtcgttcTCGTTATTGGCCCTTTTGGTGAAGAAGAAGGAATCTATGGCGCTGGCGCAGTTGCCCATGGCCTTGCTTTCCCCGGttgagaggaaggagaagatcgAGTCAAGCGGGGGAGACTATCCTCCTATCCTATCGACTTCGATTAGAGAACGCGCGCGCGCAACAAGGAAGACGATCGAgagccctcctctctctctctctctctctctcagctcaAATCTCTCAAGAGCGAAGAAGAGGAAACCAACCCAACCGTGCGTCTCTCTCGGAGGGGGATGGTCACTCCTCCACTACTAGAcacgacgaagaagaagaagaagaggaggagcagcggTTCGTTCGTTtgcggggcccacctgtcagtgagtgACCTCCTCCTCTTCGAGTCAACGGGGTCAACGCTAACCACATCTCTTTTGCTTTTATTTAATTGCTGGCCCATCTCAACTGTACCAAGTGTGTGTGTACATATGGCCACACAGAGAGACACGACCCGACCAGCACGCACCTGTCACCCAACCAATCGATCGACTCACATCTATTCTAAAATCTACTTAAAATTAAGTCTGAATTTACCCCCCTCAAGTAAATTCAACCCAACGAATTATCCTCTAAATTTAAAACCAGATATTTTTAATCCGGACAAACTGTACCCTCTAAATCAATCCGATGTGGTTTTCGTCTGATGTGTAGTAAACATACTGATATAGCGGTCCAATTagacaaaatatattaaacaaaATAGTGGGATCCACCTATTAGGTTCTTGTTACCAAGAAGAAAGCGGCGCTCCGGGAGAAGGTCATGACAGCTGTAGAGGCTGTAGAGGAAGCCCATAGCAATGGATACTTGGTatattacatatgtatataaCTGATTAGGTCTAATACTTCATTTTCAGCCTTTTTTTCCTCAACAAATCCACTACTCTTATACTCATGGCTCATGACACTTTTAATACAGTAACCAACTACCGCAGATACTACCAAAGAAGGCACATGATGCCTATAATTATTGAGTGAATGCCCAACCTATATATCATGCATCCGCGATTGACAAGGGTAATAGGGCTAGTTGGCATGGAGGAAATCGAGCCATGCGTTGGTGTGGGAGGAAGCTGTGGAACTTTGGCAAGGGTAATTCGCTCGTTGCCATCCTTTTAACGCTCACGAAGTGGGGAGGGGGCGCCATGGCGGTTGCCAACCAGGACTTCCAAGGCCCAGTCTCGTCGCCgcctccatctccacctcctCGAGTTGCCCCCTCCGACACCACCAGgtcagcctcctcctccacaacaGTGACCATGCACGGCTCTAGGCGTGCGTAACGATGCCATGAACAGTCTTGTCTTCACGCGATGCCAGGATCGACACAACGCAACGTGTTTCTGCAATTGATGGAAGCGGAGCGGGATGCCACAATCAATTTGGAGGCAACCAGCGGCGGAAGAGACTCGATAGTGGAGGCTGGAAGTAAATCAAGGAGGGCGTTGAAGGCACAACTCGATTGaaggcggctggaggttggTAAGCCTCATTGAGAGAAAGATAAGATGGGAAAAAGTGCTGACACGTGGTCCCTACTAATTTTTATTCATTTATTTCTGACTAGACTGGCACGTGTATGTCACTGTATAGGATCGATACCATTTCGCATTGAGTAGGGAGGGGAGGGTTAATTTGTACAATTTAAAAGGTTTATAGTGTAAAATGGCTatgtgggggggggggtaaattgaaaagaaatttgGGAATAATTAAATGGACAAACATTGCTGTAAATAATgtgaaaaatatttatatttttgaacGATATTCAAATAGTAgaagaacagagggagtattaaattaCAGGTTGCTTTCCCTCGCCCGTGGTGCGAAAAATCCATCTATTGATACTGCTTGCTACATTTAATTGTTCAGCTATCACACATCGACAAAGGGCAACTCCTGGATTCAATTAAGCAAATAGTCAATCTGATTGGATTCGATTAGATCTACCAAACAGCTTGCTGACTGGCTAGTCAAAAAGGGTACTAGATACATGTCCAATCCAACAGGGGATCGAGATAAGATAGTGATGTACTCAGCAGTTTGCATGAAATTTCGCGTGTACGTATAATACTCCTACGTGAGGATCTCGCCGGATGGATTCGCTGCCATTAATTCCTTCCGACcgagcttagcttagcttgtgTGAACTCCGTACGTACGTTCCGTTCCGTTCGTCAACAAGACTTGAACCTATACTATGTAACGTAACGTACGAGGATTAGTTAGGACAAGGCAAATACTCCTAGTAGGCAATGTAATCCAAAAACTCTCCTATTCGAGCGCCCGATAAAAACAGAAATATCATACGCTAGTACATGATCAGGAAGAACATagaaatgctttttttttaacggaagaACATAGAAATGTGATATCACACACTTTGAATTCCTACAAGTTTCCAAAGCACATGAACTCAAGAGGTTGTGCCTGTGGATGATTAGTAAGAATACAATGTTTAGTGCAAGAGAAATACTAGAAAGAGAGTGCACAGCCGGGGCTTCTAGGAAAAACGACATAAGGGCCTCGTTCACTCCTGGCTAACATACATATTCTAAACTGATATATAGTACGCTTTTTAAATTGTTATTTGGTATGTTTCATGGAAAAAAACTTACTTATATAGGAGTTgccttaaaatattaaataaatttattttttaagtttataataattaaaacttaattatcGTATGCTAATAACTCTTTTTTTCATCCGCtaactttatcttcatctttattgAAAACAAATGGGGCCAAGATCTAAGCTATGGAACTGAGTCATAGAAAGCAAATCCACATGATTTCTGTCAATCATATTCGTTCGTTCCAAAGATACTAATAGGAAAAATGGAGGCAatggcggatccagaaaattgATTCGTTGGTATCATAACAtgtctatcggtgtcatagtatgctaattaattatacttagatcatggtgttataacatatatatggatAAACAGTTTTGCTAtattccctccatctacttttgatagtcatatttttaaatctgaaaaatttatttttataggcatatttcaatccaacaacctatcatcttaataactttcttggatttaatgcgtgactctccattcttccacacaagattggctacatgggcatcgagaaatgtaaatattaataaatcatTTGTTTAcaaggaatgactagtagcattgGTCTGTatgccaagataaaatatgactatcaaaaatagatggagagagtaagtTTTACtgaaagtcgtcggtgtcgcctgacaccaGCCCTTCCACTGTAGATCCGCCCTGACTGGAGGACTGATATAATACTAGAAAGAGAGTGGATGGTTTGTAAGAAATACAATGTTTGACAGTCTGGGAGAGATAGAGTGTCCAACCAAACACTACCCTATTCTCTATCTTCTTTTTGGAAACACGGTACATACGTAGCACACTCATTCTTGAACGTACACGAACAATATTTTATCCCTACGAGCAATTTCAAAGATTGGGTCGGCATATATTGAGATTAATAAAATTATCACTCACCATGAACACGTCGCTATTGATGGGTGGTGCATCGTATAttactgaaaaaataattagtcgtaaatacAAGCACTCCTCCTAAATCTAGATTTTAAAATTGGGTGGGCAGGTTCCACCACAATAGACCTTACCAGTTGAGCTAAGCTCAGTTTGCATCCTATTCTCAATTTTTTAAGAACGAGCGTGTGAATTTgtttaaaataaatatagaaATAGTGGACCTATCTTTTCCTAGCTCTATAACTGCATTCCATTTTAGATCTTGAGCCTCTACCAAACATCCTCGGAGTATAAAGTACAAGAAGTTTATATGATGTTATACATTGTTGTAATTTTTAAGGTAAATATGTGCgtactatttatttttcattttaaacTAAGTATATAAGAGAAATTACTGCTAGCTAAAGTTTCAAATGTTTAAATGAATTTTAATGTAAGCTAACCTAGAATATTTATGATGGAAGGAGGACACCAGAAGTAGCTACGCCTACGAGATAGGCAGTCCCTCTGTCCCATAGAATTAAAAACCGAAGCAAGtatcggatgtgacatatcatCTCAACAGATGTATATCTATATTTGTTGTGTATTATGATGTGTTACATATTTAGTAttaggttgtttttttataggatggagggagtatttatttgcCAATTCAACAAGCTGTGGGTGGTCCAGTGAGTACTACTGTATGTTCACGTTTTACCTAGCTGCAGTGGCTCGGACGATCGGAGTCAAAGTCAAGTGCAAGAGCTtgcatatgtatgtatgtatgcttTGGGTGCAAGTCGAAGCTACACCACGCCCTTTCCCCTTTACAAGTTAACCGCATAGACGATCACCGATGGGACCGACATGTCAGTGGGCCGTAACGTACGACTAATTAGTGCCGTACGGCAGAGGATATGCATGTGTCCACGTTAACGACTGACTTAATTGGGCGGATAGATTGACCGACCTTTATTAACCCGTCGATCCATGCAGCTAATACATAGTACAAGCCCAGGACCAAACTGAagcaagctaattaagctagctagcagtAATCGATCGACTGAGCTGCTAGCTAAGATATAAGTCTTTAGTTATCCGATCGATCAATCGAGGAGGATGAAAGCAAGTTCGATACTGATGGCATTATCCGCGGCCGTGCTGGGCTTCTTCATTGGCATCTCTTTTCCAGTACAAATCACACCAAAGGTAACCTATGTTACTTATTACCTAATTAgtacacatgtatatatgtatatgtccttaattatatacatatatatatatatatggaaaatttaatttaatttatatatactcATGAATATCTGTGCAATTGTACGTACGTGCATGCATTGCAGCTTGAATATTGCGCCTTTCTAATCCCTTGCGGTACAAACACAAACTCCAGCTCCTCGGCCAGCAACAtcaacatactcaacaagtacATGTCGTTGTGGGCGGCACCATTTTCCGTCCGTAACAGCACCACTGCCAACTTTTCGTCAAACGCCACTATTTCAGGGCCGGTATAATATATATCTCGTCtagctactatatatatatagtgatatATATACAACGTAACTGTGTCGAACTAATTAATACTAATAACCAATTTAAGTAATACAAAAACGTGcgcaattatatatattgatgatGCTTGCAGAAGGAGAAGAGCAAGATAGAAGCAGAAGCAGTACAGGTGTCGAGGAAGAAAGCAGCAGAGGAGAGGCTGCCTCCGGGCATCGTCGTCCGGGAATCTGATCTTCATCTCCGCCGCCTCTGGGGAAACCCAACATCCGTATGATCGATCTGATCTTCATCTCTGCTTGCGCCATGCACAGGCCTCCATCACATATCGATGTCAGTGTAGCTAGCTTCTatgtatcgatcgatcgatctcttacATGCATGTTTGTATGAATGTACGTACAGGACGTGGCGAGTGGCAAGCAGTACCTTCTGACCATGTCGGTGGGTTACACCGAGAAAGCCAATGTCAATGCAACTATTCACAAGGTCATTAACTAACTGATCAGTAATTAATACTTACAAGATATATATGCCAGGTCCATTAATTGATTGATATATTCAAAATTAACACCTAGTAAATGCAATATACGCGCAGTTATCAGACAAGTTTGACATAGTGCTGTTCCATTACGACGGGCGCACAAGTGAATGGGAGGAGTTCGAGTGGTCCAAGAAGGTTGTTCATGTCAGCGCCAGGAAGCAGGCCAAATGGTAACCTCCCTGTAGCTACTCCATGCATGtctcgatatatatatatcagacaTCATTATTACATATATTAAGCATGCATGAATGCATATATGGCTAAATGTGAGATCGAATTGATGAATTTAATTTCTTGCAGGTGGTTTGCCAAGAGGTTCCTGCACCCGAGCATCGTTGCGGCGTACGAGTACGTGTTCGTGTGGGATGAGGATCTGGGAGTTGACAACTTCACCGCGGAGGAGTACATCAGCATCGTCAGGAAACACGCCCTGGACATCTCGCAGCCGGGGCTCGACGGCACCAAAGGGAGGAGACAGTACCCTGTCACCGTCAGGAGGCCCTCCGGCGACATGCACAACTCCGGCAGGTTCGTCGAGGTGATGGCGCCTGTCTTCTCCAGGGACGCCTGGGCATGCGTCTGGCACATGATCCAGGCAAGCGCATTACGTACTATTTCTGAATTTATTCTCACTTACAGTTAATTTCAGCCAAAAGTAAACGAGAACCGAATGAAATCTGCAattctgcatgcatgcagaatGACTTGGTTCATGGTTGGGGTCTCGACTTCAATTTCTGGAGATGCGTCCACGTAAGTACTTCTAATTACTACGACTCTGCAGCTCCATCTACATTATTCAGATTGTCATATGCTGTGgtactatattatattattgtgCTTGAAgaaattgatcgatcgatcgatcataatTAATTTGCATGCAGGAGCCTGAAAAGCATATAGGTGTCGTGGATGCGCAGTTCGTAGTCCATCGCGGCGTCCCAACGCTCGTAAGCCAGGTATATAGGTCAATTCTCTATGTGTCCCTAAAATTTCACGTGGTCCTTCGCCTGATCTTGAGATTTGCTTCATCTCTTATATAGAGTTTTTGTTACGATTTCTTATATATAATTCCGTTAGTAACCGTTAAAATGATCTTATTGCCCTGATTGATATATCAATAAAAGCTAACAATGTTCTACGTTCTATACAAGAATTATATTTGGATTGTGAAAAAAATAGTATGAGATAAATTACTAAATATGCACTttcaaaattcattttttaaaaatgattttattgaaACTAAAAAAATGTGAAATTTTGCACcaaatttaaaagtaactttTTAATGAATATGTAGTTAAAAATGTGGGTTTTGTCATAACCATGTACCCTACTTATGTCACTATTATCACTTCatgcaaagattttttttttaaaaaaaacgtttTTCTTATTcagtgcattttttttaatatgcatTTCAGCCACTCTAATAATTTTGTGTAATTGctctcaaaaaatatttttttgtctaATTGAACATTGCTATTTACTGTAAGAATGCTTAAAATTTTGTAATATATATAACTAGCGACAATATAATagtcataaaaaaaacttaatggTAAACTATAACCGAATGGATGTTTAAGGGATCAATGAAGAAACTCGGGGATATGAAAAGGATCAGATAAATTCTACAACATAGAAAGGGTTAGTAATATATTTAGGAGGTATACAAAGAATTTCTCCATATGTGTACCTTGCCAGTTACTTGAGGTTTAATTTGAACCCGCAACTAGCTTGGTTGATTAAACGCTAGTTCATCAATAATTGTCTTTCTCTTGACAAATAGGGCAATGGAGAACAAGATGGAAGTAGTGCCAAGGTATGTAAAATACAACTATCTATCTGTTTGGACAAATTTTGTAGTCCTTACAAAGTACTTGCATGTACCAAAGAGCTATATTAAAAATTTTGTTAATTTACCTCGAGATACCTTAGAGGTATTAAATTTTACATTGCACATACCGATATCTACTCAAGAAGGGTAAAATCATTTTACTGTTTACGTATATGTCTATACTTACAACATTCTGAGAAAATCTCTCACGTTAACGAGAAAGATAAGCTGGACGTTAATGAGCAGAACAAATTATCACTGTATATAGTGAAATTTAATTGAAACCCTAAATAAGCACAACTCCAGAAAATCTAACTGATACTTCAAGTTGAGTACAGCACATTATTGTTTATTGATTCCGAATTTGGAATTATTAATCGTACAAAGATTGATCTATAATTGACTCCCCAAGCCAACTAATTAAAACAGGTATTTGTTAATCCCAAATAATCAGACTAACTTAGGAACCCAACAGAAATACAACTTAGATACGcatatatatgatatttttgtttttaatagACAACATCATTTGACATGACGTTTGACTATTTatgttattaaaaatatataaaaactgTATCATTTattatgatttattttattattaaagagACTTAAAAggatgatttatatttctacatatttgcactaattttttaaataagataaatgatgaAACATAACGCTAGAAGTTAACAACGTTAGCTATTAATTAAAATGGAGAGTATATAATATTAATATCATTATTACTCCCTCTAATATTGAGTACTCAACAAGCAGATCGATCGTAAAATATTTGTGCAAAAGAACTTGAGACTTGTTAAGTATTAATAGAGATTTGCTCCAGTCCAataaaaagtatctcgaggtaccggtacctcacgaTACCTAATTGTTTTCGATCGTTAGATCTAATAATGCTCATCTTGCcagctagatccaacgatcgtaAATGTTTTGGTACCGTGAGATATCGGTACCTTAAGGTATTTTTTATTGGACCGGAGAAAATTACGTATTAATATCTTGTACACAATGTAGGTGAGATCCCGGCAGTTTGAGGAGATGCATACCTTCGACCGCAGAATTGCCAGCGCCGACAAGGCCCAAGCCAACGCCACCGCAGCAGAGCAGCATCGCTGAGAGATTAACACCAACAATATAGACCTATATAGAACTCTAGATCATGTCCTGTTGATTTGATTAACCAGATTTAGTTAAAAAAGATCATTTTGTGGCCAAACATAAGGCATACACTAGTACACTACTGTAAACTAGGCTCATATGAGAGCATGGGCTGCTAGAATATTAGTAGATGCTTTATTAGTTTATTTTCATCCATTGCCTAAAAAAATGTGTTGATTCTTCTTGTAACTTCGTTTTCTCCTCTTTTAGACCCCCTTCACGTTGACTTAATTTGTATTTGCATTGGTTTGCAAGATCTCATTACATTATAGAGTGAAGTGCATGGACGGTATCTTAACTTATACAGGTGTGTCATCTCTAAATCTCTAAATTTTGAGAATACATTTTCGGattagtgggacccacatatcatacaGGTTTAAACACACTCCAACCCACTCCGTGCGCTGACTTATCATTCTATGGTAGTGCCTACGTATTTGTGGGATTCACATGTCCGTCAcagaatttttatttaaaaaaatcttttctcctctctaccttaaattttttttaaaaaaatatatcttttcTCCTCTGTCTAAGAGGCGTCGGCAGCTATATGGAGGTCGAAGACCGCCAGATCTGGCCACTTGGATCTGGCCGCCACGTGCTTGGCTTCGATCGGATCTGACCGAGCGGTCAATTCGACAGCAACCACCCTCTTCACCATCTTGTTCTTCGATGGCCATGTCCATGCCGCAGCTTCTTCTCCCCTCTTGTG
The Oryza sativa Japonica Group chromosome 6, ASM3414082v1 DNA segment above includes these coding regions:
- the LOC107277226 gene encoding uncharacterized protein; protein product: MALSAAVLGFFIGISFPVQITPKKEKSKIEAEAVQVSRKKAAEERLPPGIVVRESDLHLRRLWGNPTSDVASGKQYLLTMSVGYTEKANVNATIHKLSDKFDIVLFHYDGRTSEWEEFEWSKKVVHVSARKQAKWWFAKRFLHPSIVAAYEYVFVWDEDLGVDNFTAEEYISIVRKHALDISQPGLDGTKGRRQYPVTVRRPSGDMHNSGRFVEVMAPVFSRDAWACVWHMIQNDLVHGWGLDFNFWRCVHEPEKHIGVVDAQFVVHRGVPTLVSQPL